A window of Solidesulfovibrio sp. genomic DNA:
TGCCGCCGCTGGACGGCAGCAACGTGCTGGCCGGCTTTTTGCCGCCGCATCTGGCCATGCGCTACCAGGCCTTCGGCCGCTGGGGCTTTTTGCTGCTGCTGGTATTGGCCGTGGCCGGGGTGCTCGGCAAGCTCATCTTGCCGCCGGTCTCCTTCCTGTCCCGGCTGCTGCTCTAGGAGGCGGCCCTTCGGCCGCCAGCCTTCTTTCCAAGACCCTTCACGAGGAAACGGATCATTTTGCCATGAGCGAGAACACACCCAAGGAAAACAAGCGGATCGTCTCCGGCATGCGCCCCACCGGCCCCCTGCATCTGGGCCACTATTTCGGCGTGCTCAAGAACTGGATCGAACTCCAGCAAAGCCACGAGTGCTTTTTCTTCGTGGCCGACTGGCACGCGCTGACCACGGAATACGCCGAGCCCAAGCGCATCAAGGGCTTCGTGCCGGAGCTGGTCAAGGACTGGGTGGCCTCCGGGCTCGATCCGGAAAAATGCGTGATCTTCCAGCAGTCCCAGGTCAAGGAGCACGTGGAGCTGCATCTGCTGCTGTCCATGCTCACGCCCGTTTCCTGGCTGGAGCGCTGCCCGACCTACAAGGACCAGCTCACGGAACTGGCCGCCAAGGACCTGACCACCTACGGCTTTCTCGGCTATCCGGTGCTCATGGCCTCGGACATCCTGCTGTACAAGCCGGCTTTCGTGCCCGTGGGCCAGGACCAGCTGCCGCACCTGGAGCTGACCCGGGAGATCGCCCGCCGGGCCAACCACCTCTATGGCAACTTCTTCCCCGAACCCCAGGCGCTGCTCACCCCCGACGCCAAGCTGGCCGGCCTGGACGGGCGCAAGATGAGCAAGAGCTACGGCAACGCCATCGGCCTGTCCGAGGACCCGGGCACCATGAAGAAAAAGGTCATGAGCATGCTGACCTGCGAAAAGCGGGCCCGGCTGACCGACCCCGGCGACCCCAAGGAGTGCAACCTCTATCCCTATCACGAACTGCTGACCGATCCGGAGAAGCTCCCGGCCATCGTCGACGGCTGCACCCACGCCACCTGGGGCTGCGGCGACTGCAAGAAGGTGCTGGTGGAATCCATGACCGCGTTCCTGGAGCCCATCCGCGACCGGCGCAAGGCCTTTGACGCCAACCCGGACCTGGTGGGCGAGGTGCTGGAAAAGGGCAACGCCGTCGCCCGGCAGCGGGCCGGCCGCAACCTGGAAGCGCTCAAGAAAAAGCTCAATTTCAATTTCTAGGGAACGGACGCTTTCCGTCGTCTGTCCTCGAAATGCGCGGACGCATTTCGAGGGCAGGGCAGGAGGCAAGGCGAGAGGGGGCGGCTTCGCTTGCGGGCCGCCCTTGTTATTTCAGGGAGCCGATCTTGCCGAATTTGGTGGATTCAGCCCGGTAGAAGACGTTCTCGATGACCTTGTCGTTGCCCACGTCCTTGTAGTCGATGCGCACCGGCGAGCCGTCTTCCTTCACCTTGCGGAAAAAGTCGGCGATGTTCTTGAACTTGTCCGAGCGCAGCCCCGGGTCGACCACGAAAAAGCCCTGGCTCGTGACGATGGTCAGGACGTTTTTCGTCTCCTGGACCTCTTCCACCAGGGCGGTGGTCTTTTTGTACTTCACCGCCAGGCTGTCGCCGGTCACGAAATCCACGACATAGTACGCCGCCACGATGAAAAGGAGAAAGGAGACGAGCAGGAGCACCTTTCCCTTGTTGACGGCGAAATCGCCGATGGCCTGCCGCAGCCGCTCAATTTTCGTCTTGTCGATCATGGGGCCTCGTTGCGCCGGCCGCGCTCCAGTGGCCGCCGGGCCGTATCACGGCAACGACCATACCATTCCTTGGCTTGGGAAAAAAGAGGAGAATCCGGGGCGATCCGGTTTCCTTCGCCTCGTTCGGGCGGCGGCCCGCCCAAAAGGCGGGCGGGGCCGGCTGCCACCGGCCCCGTGCCGCGCGTGGCCGTGGGTTACGGCTCGATTTTCGTGCCGAGCATCTCCAGGAACTTGCGTATCCATTCCGGATGGGCCGGCCAGGCCGGACCGGTGACCAGGTTGCCGCTGACCACGGCGTTGGTGAACGTCTCGTTGGGGCCGACGTAGGTCGCTCCGGCCCGCTCGATGTCCGGCGCCACGGCCGGGTAGGCCATGCACTGGCAGCCGGCGATGACGTCCGCCGCCACCAGCACCTGCTGGCCGTGGCAGATGGCGGCGATGGGCTTTTTCGCCGCCCCGAAATGCTTGACGATCGCGATCACCCGGGGGTTGAGGCGGATGTATTCCGGCGCCCGGCCGCCCGGGATCACCAAGGCGTCGAAGGACGCCTCGTCCACGGCGTCGAAGTCGTAGTTGAGCCCGAAGTTGTGGCCCGGCTTTTCGCTGTAGGTCTGGTCGCCCTCGAAGTCGTGGACCGCCGTGCGCACGGTTTCGCCGGCTTTTTTCCCGGGGCACACGGCCTTGACGTCGTGGCCGACCATGACGAGCATCTGGAAGGGCACCATGACCTCGTAGTCCTCGACGTAATCACCGACGAGCATCAGGATCTTCTTCACCGCCATACGGAACTCCTTGCATTGCGGGTTTGGCCCAAGGCCCGGGATGCGTCCCGGGCTACTTGGCGCAGTTGCATCGGTAGAACTTGCGGTTGCAGAATTCCAGGCAGGCCTCGCGGGTTTTCTTGATCTTTTCCCGGCACTGCGCCGACGTGCCGGCGAAAAGCTCTTCCGCGCGCTGTTTGCAGGCCGCCTGGCAGCCGGCCATGTCCTCGTGGTAGTCCGTGGCCACGGCCTGGAAGACGTCGCAGACCCGGGCGGCGCAGGCCCCGTCGGCCCCGGCCGCGTCGGACCGGCACGACGCCTCGAATTCCTGCGGCGTGATGATCGGCTGGAACTTGGTGCAGCCGAGCGTCCCCAGGCAACAACAGCACACCAGTGTGACAACGAGAAGTCGCGGCACGTATTCCTCCCAGGCCCCTTGGGCGACGGCTTTTTCAGTCCTGGCCGGCGTTGTACCCTCTCGGCCGGGGCATGACAAGCCGGCCCGGCCCGCGGCCTTGCGCAAAGGGGCCGGGGATTCTAGGATCAGGGCCATAAACGCCGAGCATGGGGCCATCCGCCGATGGGGCCGCCGCCCGAAACAACGCCTCCCGCCGAGGGGCGGGCCGTCCCGCCGCTTCTGCCCTGGCAACCGTGCCTGCTGGCCTACGCCGCCGGCATCGCGGCCGTGGTCTTTCCCGTGGCCGGCCTGTGCGCCCTGGGGCTGCTGGCCCTTTTTCCGCGCCCGGCCCCCGGGCGGCCGCGCCTGTGGACCTACGTCCTGGCCTTCGGCCTGGGGGCCGGCGCCGCAGCCCTGGCCATGCCGGCCCCGCCCCGGGAAACCCCGCCCTGCCTGGCCCAGCGAGCGCCCCTGGACCTGACCGGCCGGGTGGCCGAGGTGGAAGCCCGGCCGGGCGGCCGGTTGTCCGTCGCCTTGGAGGGCGTCCGTGTCACGGGAGGGGACTGCCGCCAGGCGCCCCTGCCCGGGCGCCTGGCCCTGTCCGTCGATCAGCCGGCCTTCCGGCCCGTGCCCGGCGAGACCCTGGCCGTGACGGCGCGGCTGCGCACGACCGGCGGCTTCGACAATCCCGGCGGCCCGGACTTCGCCCTGCTGCGCCGCCTGGAAGGCGTTTTTTACCGGGCCTACGCCAGGGGGGACAAGGGCCAGGTGCGGCGGCTGGCGCCGAGCGACGACCTGCTGGCCCTGCGCCGCGAGGCCCTGCGCCAGGCCGTGGCGGCGCGCCTGGCCCCGCCCGAGGGCGCCGACGCCCCGGACCGGGCCGGCCGGGCCATGACCGCCGCCCTGGTCTTCGGCGACCTGTCGGGCTTTTCCCAAAACGACCTCGACGTGCTGCGCCGGGCCTCCCTGTCCCACACCCTGGCCCTGTCCGGCATGAACGTCTCCTATGTCGTGGCCCTGGCCGCGGGCCTGGCCTGGGCCATCGGACGGCTGCGGCCGGGAATTTTCCTGCGGTTGTCCCGGCCCTACCTGACCCTGTTTCTGGCCGCGCCGCTGGTGGCCGGCTATTGCTGGCTGGGCGGCTATTCGCCGTCCCTGTACCGGGCCGCCTTCATGTTCGGCTGCTGCGCCGTGCTGCTGTTTTCCGGCCGCCACGCGCCCCTGCTCGACGGCCTTTTCCTGGCCCTGGGGCTCATGCTCGCGGCCATGCCCCTGGTGGTCTTCGACGTCCGGCTCCAGTTGTCGGCCTTGGCCGTGGCCGGCATCGGGCTTTTCTGGCCGCCGTTTTCCGCCCTCTGCCGCCGGGTGCGCTGGCCCGGGCCGGTGCGCTGGCCGGTGCTGGGGCTCCTGGGCGTCCTGTGGACCAGCCTTTGCGCCGAGGCCGCCGTCATGCCGGTGGTCTGCCGCCTGTTCGGCGACCTCAACTTCAACCCCTGGATCAACGTCGTCTGGCTGCCGCCGCTGGGGCTGGTGGTCACGCCCCTGGCCCTCATCGGGGCCGTGCTCCTGCCCGTGCCCGGGCTGTCCTGGCTGGGCGGCTGGGCCCTTGCGGCCGCGTCCTGGTGCTGCGAGCTGCTCATGCGCGCCCTGGCCGCGCTGGACGCCGGGCATCTGCTCGTGACCACGGCCGTGCTGCGCCCGTCCTGGCCCGAGGCCCTGGGCTGCCTGGGGCTTCTCGCCGCCCTGGCCATCGCCCTGGCCGGCGGCGGGAAGGCGACGGCCGCCATGCTGGCAAGCCTGGCCCTGCTGGCCGGGCCGGGGCTGTGGCGCGCCGTTTGCGACCTGCGGGACGTGGCCAGCCTGACCGTCCTCGACGTCGGCCAGGGCCAGTCCGTGGCCCTTTCCCTGCCCGGCGGGCGGCGCTACGTCATCGACGCCGGCGGGCTCTACGGCGACTTCGACGTGGGCCGGGCCGTGGTCGGGGCCTTTCTCACCGACGGCGCCCCGCCGCGCCTCGAGGCCGCCCTGGCCAGCCATCCCCACGCCGACCACGTCAAGGGCTTCGTCTCGCTGCTTGCCCGTTTCGACGTGGGGGCCTTCTACGACAACGGCGGCACGCCCGAGGGCGCCCTGGCCGTGCCCATGGCCCGGGCCCTGGCCGACAGGGCCATCCCCCGCGCCAGCCTGGCCGCCGGCGACCGCCTGGACCTCGGGGACGGGTACGCCCTTGACGTGCTCCATCCCGGCCCGGGCGACGACCGTTCGGGCAACAACGGTTCGCTCGTCCTGCGCCTGACGCGCGACGGGGTCGGCTTGGCGGTCATTCCCGGCGACGCCGAGCGCGGCGTGCTCTCGCGCCTGGCGGCCTGCGGGGCGCAGCTTTCGGCCGAAGTGCTCGTCCTGCCGCACCACGGCTCGGTCACCGGGCTTTCCCGGCGGTTTTTGGCCGCCGTTTCGCCGAAAGTCGCCATCGCCAGTTGCGGCGATACCTGGGCCTTTCCCTCGCCCAAGGTCGAGGCCTTCTTGGCGCGGCGGGGCTGCCCGGTTTTCGCCACCAACCGCCACGGGGCCGTGACCGCGCGCCTGGGCGCGGCCGGCGAAACGCCGGCCGTGGAAACCCGGATCGCGCCCGAAGGGGGCGGGGCCGCCAAAATGCCGTTTGCCTCGGCGGTCTCCCCACGGTAAGACCCGCGCCATGCGCGAGACGACACCCCCGAAATCCTCTCCCGAGGTCCGGGCGGCCCGCTTGTCCCTGGGGGTCGCCGTGGCGCTTCTGGCCGTCAAGACGGCGGCCTGGCTGGTCACCGGTTCCGCGGCCGTCCTGTCCGACGCCCTGGAATCGATCATCAACGTGGTCGCGGCCGGATTCGCTGTATTGAGCGTTTCCGTGGCCGCCGTGCCGCCCGACGAACGCCACCCCTACGGCCACGGCAACATCGAGTATTACGCCGCCTGGTTCGAGGGCATGCTCATCCTGCTGGCCTCGGTGCTGATTTTCATCGAGTCCTGGGACAAGATCCTCCACCCCGCGCCCCTGCCCAACCTCGGCGCCGGCCTGGGTCTGCTCCTGGCGGCCGGCGGGGTCAACCTGTGGCTGGGCCTGCGGCTCGTGCGCCAGGGCCGGCGGTCCCGGTCGCTCACCCTGGAGGCCGATGGCAGGCACGTGCTCACCGACGTCTACACCTCCGCCGGCGTGCTCGTGGGGTTGGCCCTGGTCTGGGCCACGGGCTGGCTGTGGCTGGACGGGGCCATCGCCTGCCTGGTCGGGCTCAACATCGCCTGGGCCGGGGTGGGGCTGGTGCGCCGCTCGGTCTCGGGGTTCATGATCGAATCCGACCCGGTGCTGCTCGAGGGCATCTGCGCCATCCTGCGGGAAAACCGCCAGCCCTCCTGGATCGACATCCACCGGCTGCGGGCCATCAAGGCCGGCCGGCGCGTCCATGTGGACCTGCACCTGATCCTGCCCCGGGACATGCCCCTGTCCGAGGCCCACCAGCAGGTCGACGCCATGGAGTCGCTGCTGCTGTCCCGGCTTGGCCCCGAGGCCGACGTCATGATCCACGCCGACCCCTGCGCCGACGCCCGCTGCCCGGTCTGCGAGGCCGACCCCTGCGACCTGCGGGCCGGCGACACCGTGGCCACGCCCGTGTGGACCCCGGCCAACACCGGCGAGCCCAAAAAGGCCGGCTGAGGCCGGGGGCGCCGGCCGCTTTACAAGGCCGGGACGCGGCGCTACCCAGGGACCATGAAACTGCGCGCGCTCATCGTCGACGACGAGAAACCGGCCCGCGACGAGCTGGCCTACCTGCTCGGCGCCCATGCCGACATCGAACTGTCCGAGGCCGACAGCGCGCGCACGGCCCTGGCCGCCATCGAGGCCGACCGCCCCGACCTGGTGCTGCTCGACATCCGCATGCCCGGCCAGGACGGCTTCGATGTCCTGCGCAGCGCCATGGAACTGCCCCACGTGCCGCTTTTCATCTTCGTGACCGCTTTCGACCAGTACGCCGTGGCCGCCTTCGAGCAAAACGCCGTGGACTACCTGCTCAAGCCCGTGGCCCCGGAGCGGCTGGCCATGAGCCTCGAGCGGGCCAGGCGCCGCCTGGCCGCCGGCCGCGCCCGGGAGGCCGAGGCCATGGCCGCGCTGCTGTCCGGCCTGGGCCGGGGCGGGCAGCCCTGCTGCCGGGTGGCCGTGGAGCGCCATGGCCGCATCGCGCTGGTGCCGGCCAAGGACATCCGCTGCATCGAGGCCGACGACAAGGGCCTGCGTGCGCTCACCGACCAGGGGAAACTGGCCTGCCACGGCCTGGCGACCCTGGCCCGGGCCGAGGAGCGCCTGGCCGGGATGGCCTTTTTCCGGGCCAACCGGGCGGTGCTCGTCAACCTGGAGCGCGTGGCCGAACTCTCGCCCTGGATCGGCGGCAAGTACCTGCTCGTCCTCGACGACCCGGACCGCACCGAGGTCACGGTCAGCCGCAACCGGGTGCGGGAGTTCAAGGAACGCTTGGGATTGCTCTGAGAGGGGGGCCGCGCCGTGGACCTCGACATTTTCGTTCCCGCCGTCCCGGACCTGTTCCTGAACCTGTCCCAGCGCTTCGGCCTGCTGTTGGCCGGGGGGTTCGCCATCATGACCATGGCCCCCTTCGAGCGCATGAACTTCGGCCGGCAGCGGCCGCTGTGGAGCCTGCTCGCCGTCACCGCGCTCTTCGGGATCTTCGGCATCCTCGGCACCTACACCGGCAACTACGTCTTCCGTTCCTACGCCAACCTGCGGGCCATGGGCGTGATCACGGCCGGGCTTTTCGGCGGGCCGGTGGTGGGCATCGGGGCCGGGCTGATTGCCGGCGGCCACCGCTACCTCATCGACATCGGCGGTTTTTCGGCCCTGCCCTGCGCCCTGGCCACCTTTCTCGAAGGCGCCGCCGCCGGGCTCATCGCCCGGCGCTTTCCGGGCCAGGCCCTGGACTGGGGCGTGGCCATGGCCCTGGGCATCGTGGGCGAGACCGTCCACATGGGCCTGGTGCTGGCCCTGTCGCGCCCCTTTGCCGAGGCCGTGGACCTGGTCGAGGTCATCGGCGCGCCCATGATCGTGATAAACGCCATGGGCGCGGCCATCTTCGTCAAGGCCCTGGGCCTGCAACGCAAACTGCGCGAACAGCGCGACTCCACCGAGGCCCGGCGCATCCTGTCCATCGCCAGCCAAACCGTGGCCCACCTGCGCGGCGGGCTCACCCCGGATTCGGCCCGGGCCACGGCCGCCATCATCCTGTCCGAGACGGGCGTGGCCGCCGTGGCCATAACCGGCAACGCCACCATCCTGGCCCATGTCGGCGCCGGCGAGGACCACCACACCGTGGGCGAACCCTGGCGCACCAAGGCCACGCGCCTGGCCTTCGAAAGCGGCACGGCCCTTTTTCTGCACGACCCCGAGGCCATCGGCTGCGCCAAGGCCGGCTGCCCGCTGCGCGAGGCCATCATCGTGCCCCTGCGCAAGGGGAGCGAGATACGCGGCTGCCTGAAACTCTACGGCACCAAGGACCGGCCCCTGGGCAAGCCGCTGTTCGAACTGGCCAAGGGCCTGGCCGCCCTTTTCTCCACCCAGCTCGAGCTCGAGGACATCGGCATCGCCAACCAGCTGCTGGCCCACGCCGAGATCCGGCGCCTGCAGGCCCAGATCAACCCCCATTTCCTGTTTAATTCCCTCAACACCATCGCCTCGTTTTGCCGCACCGCCCCGGGGCAGGCCCGGGAGCTGCTGCTCGACCTGGCCCGCTACATGCGCCGCAACCTGGACAGCTCAAGGGGCCTGGTGCGCCTGTCCGAGGAGATGGATCAGGTCCGCTCCTACCTGGCCATCGAGCAGGCCCGCTTCGGCGAGCGCATCCGCTCGGAGATCGACCTGGAGCCGGGCTGCCAGGAGTGGCTGGTGCCGCCGCTGCTTATTCAGCCGCTGGTGGAAAACAGCGTCCGCCACGGCCTGCAGGGCCGCGAGGAGGGGGGCCGCGTGCGCGTGACGGCCCGGCGCGAAAACGGCCATCTGCGCGTGGTGGTGGAGGACGACGGCCTGGGCATGAGCCAGGACGTGGTGGACGTCCTCCTTTCGCCGCGCACCCTGGAGAGCATGACCGAGGGGGTGGGGGCGCGCAATTCCAACCAGCGCCTCATCCAGCTCTTCGGCCCCGAATACGGCCTGCGGGTGGAAAGCGCCCCGGGCCGGGGCAGCCGGATCACCTTCCGTGTCCCGCCCGCCGGCAAGCCCGGGGAGGCCCTGCCCGTCAGCGCCTGAAAATGTCGTTTCGGCCCCCGGATTGTCCCTTTGGCGCCGGCAATCTTGTTGTCGCGCCGGCCGCGTGCCAGAAGGGGGCCGAAATCGGCAACAGGCCGCCCGCCAGGCGGGCGGTCAAACACGGGAGGCTGGCATGAATGCCCTGACCCTGGTCTTCGCCGCCCTGTGCCTCTTCGCCATCGGCTACCGCTTCTACGGGCTCTTCTTCGCCAAGAAGGTCCTCGGCGTCAACGACAGCCGTCTGACGCCGGCGGTGACCATGGCCGACGGGCACGACTACGTGAAGACCAACAAGTACGTCCTTTTTGGTCACCATTTCGCGGCTATCGCCGCGGCCGGGCCGCTGATCGGCCCGGTGCTCGCCGCCCAGTTCGGCTACCTGCCCGGGGCGCTGTGGATCCTCATCGGCTGCGTCCTGGCCGGCTGCGTCCACGACACCGTGGTGCTTTTTGCCTCGGTGCGCCACAAGGGCCGGTCGCTGGCCTACATCGCAAGCCGGGAAATCGGCAAGGCCACCGGCGGCGTGGCTTCCGTGGCCGTGCTGTTCATCCTCATCCTGACGCTGGCCGGCCTGTCCCTGGCCGTGGTCAACGCCATGCACGACAGCCCCTGGGGGTCGTTCACCGTCTTCGCCACCATCCCCATCGCGCTGATCATGGGCGTGTACCTCCACAAGTGGCGTGACGGCGACGTGCTGGGCGCCTCGGTCATCGGCGTGGCGTTGATGTTCGTCACCATCCTCGTCGGCCCCTATGTGGCCGAAAGCCCCTTCTGGCGGCCCTTTTTCGACCTGCCCCGCCCGGTCATCGCCGTGAGCATCCCCATCTACGGCTTCGTGGCCTCGGTGCTGCCGGTCTGGCTGCTTCTGTGCCCGCGCGACTACCTCTCGACCTACCTCAAGATCGGCACCATCGTCGCGCTCACCGTCGGCATCTTCTGGGTGCATCCCATGCTGCAGATGCCGGCCCTGACGCAGTTCGTGGGCGGCGGCGGCCCCATCATCGGCGGCGCCGTCTTCCCGTTCCTTTTCATCACCATCGCCTGCGGCGCGCTTTCGGGCTTCCACGCCATCATCGGCACGGGCACCACGCCCAAGATGCTCGACAGCGAGCACAACCTGCTCTTCGTCGGCTTCGGGGCCATGCTCATGGAAGGCTTCGTGGCCATCATGGCCCTGGTCGCGGCCTGCGTGCTCATGCCGGCCGACTACTTCGCCATCAACACCGCCCCGGCCGTTTTTGCCAAGCTCGGCATGACCCCGGTGGACCTGCCCGCCCTGGCCGCGGCCGTGGGCGAGAACATCCAGGGCCGCCCCGGCGGCGCCGTGTCCCTGGCCGTGGGCATGGCCCACATCTTCTCGTCGATCCCCTTCATGAGCCACCTCATGGGCTACTGGTACCACTTCGCCATCATGTTCGAGGCCGTCTTCATCCTCACGGCCGTGGACACCGGCACCCGGGTCGGCCGCTTCTTCCTCCAGGAAATGATCGGCCAGGTGGTGCCCAAGTTCCAGGAAAAGCACTGGTGGCCCGGCATCATCAGCACCTCGGCCATCTTCACCTTCTCCTGGGGCTACCTGGTCTACACCGGCGACATCTCGACCATCTGGCCGCTTTTCGGCATGTCCAACCAGCTCTTGGCGGCCGTGGGCCTTTTGATCGGCACGACCATGATCATCCGCATGGGCCGGGCCCGCTACGCGCCGCTGACGGCCGTGCCGGGGCTGGCCATGGTCGGCATCACCGGCTGGGCCGGCTACCTGCAGATCGTCAACACCTACCTGCCCCAGGGCAAGTACCTGCTGACCACGCTGGCGGTCATCATCCTGGTGCTCATGGCCATCGTCATCGTCGGCACGGTGCGCCGCTGGATGCAGCTGCTGGAGATCAAGACGCCGGTTGTCGACGCCTACGGCGACAAGGTGCTGGAAATCGTCGGGGAATAGGGCGCGTCCCGATCCTCGCCGGTTGCGCGAACGGCCGGGGCGGTGTGTCCGCCCCGGCCGCTGTCGTTTCCGGGCGGGGCTCAGTCTTCGGTCGTGGCGATGGCCTGGATGGCGCGCAGGGCGTCGAGCAGCAGCGCCCGGCGGATGGGTTTGGTCAGGAAGGCGTCGGCCCCGGCGGCCAGGCCCTTTTGCTCGTACACGGCAAAGGCGTGGGCCGAGAGCATGAGCACCGGAGTGCGCCAGAGGCCGGTCGCGGCTTCCAGGCGGCGGATGGCTTCGGTGGCGGCGCAGCCGTCCATCTCGGGCATCTCCATGTCCATGAGGATCACGTCGAAGCGGCCCGGGGCGAAACGGGCCAGGGCCTCCCGGCCCGTGCCCGCGACCTCGATGTCGTAGGGCCCGTTTTCCAGGAAAAGCCGGATCATCTCCTGGTTGGCCAGGGAGTCCTCGGCCAGCAGCAGGCGTCGCCGTCGGCCCGGGGCCTCGCCCGGCCGGTCCGGGCGGGGCGTCCGGACGGGCGCCGGGCCGGCCGGGGCTTCCTCCAGGGACGGGATGGCGAAGGAAAACCGGGAGCCCTGTCCCGGCGTGCTTTCCAGGCCGATCTGTCCGCCCATGCCCTCCACCAGCCGCTTGCAGATGGCCAGCCCCAGCCCCGTGCCCGCGGGCCGGCGGCCGCCGGGGCCCGCGGCCTGGGTGAAGGGGTCGAAGATCCGGCGGCAATCCTCCGGCGCGATGCCGATGCCGGTGTCGGCCACCGCGATGCGTACGGACGGTCGCCCGTCGGCCGGGGCGTGGGGAGCGAGGGTGACCGTGATCGTCCCGCAGGGGGTGAACTTCACGGCGTTCCAGATGAGGTTGACCAGGACCTGGCGCAGGCGGTCCGGGTCGTTGACGAGCGTTGCCGGGAGGTCGCCGTCGCGGCGCACGGTCAGGAAAAGCCCTTTCTCCTCGGCCGGGACGCGCATGAACTCCCGCACCTCGGCGACCAATGCGGCCGGGTCGAAGGCCCGGGAGCGCAGTTCGAGCCTGTTGGCTTCGATCTGGGAGATGTCGAGGATATCGTTGAGCAGGTGGAGCAGGAGCCGGCCGGAATTGTCCAGGGCGGCCAGGTAGCGTTTCTGGGCGCTGGTGAGGTTGGCTGCCCGCATGAGTTCGGTCATGCCGAGGATGATGTTCATGGGGGTGCGGATTTCGTGGCTCATGTTGGCCAGGAATTCCGTTTTGGCCAGGCTCGCGGCCATGGCCGCGTCCCGGGCCTCGGCCAGGTTCTGCTCGTAGCGCTTGCGCAGGGTCAGGTCGCGGGCGGCCACCAGGCTCAGCGTGCGGCCGCGTTCCATGAAAGCCACGCCGTGGACCTCGGTGGGGAAGGTCGTGCCGTCGGCCCGGCGGGCCAGGCCCTCGAAACAAAACGGCCCCGGCCGCATGGCGTCCCAGATGCCGTGCAGCACCTCGGGCGGGCAGACGATCTCGAAATCCGGTACCGTCAGGCCCAGGAGCGTCTCGCGGTCGTAGCCCAGCAACGTGCAGGCCCGGTCGTTGACGTCGAGCACCTGGCCGCGCATGTCGTGCAAAAACACGGCGTCCGGGGTGTTCTGGGCCAGCAGCCGGAACCGGGCCTCGCTTTCCCGCAGGGCCTGTTCGGCTTCCTTGCGCGCGGTGATGTCGGTGTTGGCCCCGGCCAGGCGGACCACCCGTCCGGCGGCGTTGCGCAGCGCCCCGCCCCGGCACAGCATCCAGCGGTAGGACCCGTCCTTGTGGCGCAGGCGGAATTCCGTGGAAAAAGCGGCGGTTTCGCCCCGGGTGCAGGCGTTCAGGACGGCGGCGACCGCCGGGTAGTCGTCGGGGTGCAGGCCGTCGCGGCAGGCTGCGGTGGTGTTCGGGAACTCCCCCCGCCTGTAGCCCAACTGCTCCAGCCAGCGGTCCGTGAGGAACATCTCGCCCGTTTCGATGGTCCAGCTCCAGACCCCTTCCTCGATGTGCGGCAGCACCTTGGCGAAATCGACCTCGCTGTCCTCCAGGCGGCTCTCCAGGATCTCCTTGGCGCTGGGGCTTTGGAAGATGCCGCATACGCGCAGGCCATCGCGTTGTCGCAAGGTGAAGGCGGTGATGCGGCAGGACAGGCGTTGGCCGTCGCGGCGCAGCACGGTTACGGGCCGTAGCGTGCTGCACGGCCCGGCGAACAGCCCGTCGCGGACTTGCGCCAGGAGGCCGCGATGCATCTCCCGGTCCTGGGGTGGATGCAGCAGCAGATGGTCGAGGCCGACGAGGGATTCGCCGGGCCTGTCGAAAAGCTCGGCCGCGGCCTGGTTGGCGGCCACCACGGTTCCGGACTCGGCGTCGAGGATGACGATGGCCTGGCCCAGGGCGTCGAGCAGCATGGGCCCGATGCCGGGAGTCCCGAGCAGGGTGGCCAGCACCCGGGAGGCGTCCGCCGAGGCGGCGGGCAAAGCCACGGGCTCCTGTGGCGGATCGGACGGCGGCTGTTCTCCGCTTGGGACGTCTGGCGTGTCGGAAAGCGGTCTTTTCATGAAGGTGATCGTACGATTCGAGATGATGCAAACCGGATGCTGGTTACGAAGGACACGTACGCCGCCTGACCGCGCGCGTAACCTACCCGGTTCCCGGCCGCGTCGCAACCGTGCTTCTCCCCGCATCCCGGCTGGCGGCCGCGCCAGGCCCGGGCGCGGGAAAAAACATTCCGTGTGATATTTTTTTTATTCGTGCCACTAGTCAGGGGGTTGAAAAGGGCCTATGGTTTC
This region includes:
- a CDS encoding LytS/YhcK type 5TM receptor domain-containing protein encodes the protein MDLDIFVPAVPDLFLNLSQRFGLLLAGGFAIMTMAPFERMNFGRQRPLWSLLAVTALFGIFGILGTYTGNYVFRSYANLRAMGVITAGLFGGPVVGIGAGLIAGGHRYLIDIGGFSALPCALATFLEGAAAGLIARRFPGQALDWGVAMALGIVGETVHMGLVLALSRPFAEAVDLVEVIGAPMIVINAMGAAIFVKALGLQRKLREQRDSTEARRILSIASQTVAHLRGGLTPDSARATAAIILSETGVAAVAITGNATILAHVGAGEDHHTVGEPWRTKATRLAFESGTALFLHDPEAIGCAKAGCPLREAIIVPLRKGSEIRGCLKLYGTKDRPLGKPLFELAKGLAALFSTQLELEDIGIANQLLAHAEIRRLQAQINPHFLFNSLNTIASFCRTAPGQARELLLDLARYMRRNLDSSRGLVRLSEEMDQVRSYLAIEQARFGERIRSEIDLEPGCQEWLVPPLLIQPLVENSVRHGLQGREEGGRVRVTARRENGHLRVVVEDDGLGMSQDVVDVLLSPRTLESMTEGVGARNSNQRLIQLFGPEYGLRVESAPGRGSRITFRVPPAGKPGEALPVSA
- a CDS encoding carbon starvation protein A encodes the protein MNALTLVFAALCLFAIGYRFYGLFFAKKVLGVNDSRLTPAVTMADGHDYVKTNKYVLFGHHFAAIAAAGPLIGPVLAAQFGYLPGALWILIGCVLAGCVHDTVVLFASVRHKGRSLAYIASREIGKATGGVASVAVLFILILTLAGLSLAVVNAMHDSPWGSFTVFATIPIALIMGVYLHKWRDGDVLGASVIGVALMFVTILVGPYVAESPFWRPFFDLPRPVIAVSIPIYGFVASVLPVWLLLCPRDYLSTYLKIGTIVALTVGIFWVHPMLQMPALTQFVGGGGPIIGGAVFPFLFITIACGALSGFHAIIGTGTTPKMLDSEHNLLFVGFGAMLMEGFVAIMALVAACVLMPADYFAINTAPAVFAKLGMTPVDLPALAAAVGENIQGRPGGAVSLAVGMAHIFSSIPFMSHLMGYWYHFAIMFEAVFILTAVDTGTRVGRFFLQEMIGQVVPKFQEKHWWPGIISTSAIFTFSWGYLVYTGDISTIWPLFGMSNQLLAAVGLLIGTTMIIRMGRARYAPLTAVPGLAMVGITGWAGYLQIVNTYLPQGKYLLTTLAVIILVLMAIVIVGTVRRWMQLLEIKTPVVDAYGDKVLEIVGE
- a CDS encoding PAS domain S-box protein, producing the protein MALPAASADASRVLATLLGTPGIGPMLLDALGQAIVILDAESGTVVAANQAAAELFDRPGESLVGLDHLLLHPPQDREMHRGLLAQVRDGLFAGPCSTLRPVTVLRRDGQRLSCRITAFTLRQRDGLRVCGIFQSPSAKEILESRLEDSEVDFAKVLPHIEEGVWSWTIETGEMFLTDRWLEQLGYRRGEFPNTTAACRDGLHPDDYPAVAAVLNACTRGETAAFSTEFRLRHKDGSYRWMLCRGGALRNAAGRVVRLAGANTDITARKEAEQALRESEARFRLLAQNTPDAVFLHDMRGQVLDVNDRACTLLGYDRETLLGLTVPDFEIVCPPEVLHGIWDAMRPGPFCFEGLARRADGTTFPTEVHGVAFMERGRTLSLVAARDLTLRKRYEQNLAEARDAAMAASLAKTEFLANMSHEIRTPMNIILGMTELMRAANLTSAQKRYLAALDNSGRLLLHLLNDILDISQIEANRLELRSRAFDPAALVAEVREFMRVPAEEKGLFLTVRRDGDLPATLVNDPDRLRQVLVNLIWNAVKFTPCGTITVTLAPHAPADGRPSVRIAVADTGIGIAPEDCRRIFDPFTQAAGPGGRRPAGTGLGLAICKRLVEGMGGQIGLESTPGQGSRFSFAIPSLEEAPAGPAPVRTPRPDRPGEAPGRRRRLLLAEDSLANQEMIRLFLENGPYDIEVAGTGREALARFAPGRFDVILMDMEMPEMDGCAATEAIRRLEAATGLWRTPVLMLSAHAFAVYEQKGLAAGADAFLTKPIRRALLLDALRAIQAIATTED